ctcACTTTTAATTCAAGGgtatcaacaaatatttattaattgcaattaacaaataattcattaactgtttctaaatatttagtaagtaatctaatattaaaaaataatttattaacagtttataaagttaatcaaataatgcaaaatttgatttttttgttaaatctatttcagaaaaaataaattgcgaTCACATGCCCCCATTTTGATCTTTCTACACAAAAACTTGATACCTAATAtcagtatatatatttttatcttttgtcACACTCGCAAAGGAATGCAGTGAGAGACATCGTGCCTCTCCTCAGTTGGTTCCACCTAGTTTACCACCACCCTCACCCCAACTATTACTACAACTACATCAGAAATCCTACAAATTCTCCGtttagatttttcaatttttttttattacttttgtaaGCCCGATACGACTTTTTCCAGTTGTTACTGTTGTCATTGCTGATATTTGTCGAGCGGTATTTTGTATGCAGCCTTACATGACTGTTGGAGTAaacgcaaataaaaaattcagttttaCGGAGTTCATATCAACGTTTGCATCATGGTCGATTTACACGACTTTCTATGTCTAACCTGGTGGTACGCTTTAAATTATCAGTGGTCCTTcttctattttaaaataattaaaataatccaattactcgataaataattaattgaaaataatgcttaaaaaagaataaaaaatatgactaTTAAAATATTCCGCGActcgttaaaaaataaattatttattcaattaaaaattttaaaaaaaatgtgatgTATTGacgtgaaaatttatttttaaaattttttaattggaaaaaatatattaatttccTGTCCACTCAAATAATTTCTGTCATCGAcatgtgataaatttttaacgtcAATTAAACAAACAACCCAGTTCACTATTTTATTGAACGATGAACTTCACCTGACATCCAATCACTAACTTTAATTATCTTTCATACTTGAAAGTTGTTAATcgagaatttaaaaaacacaaaactAACGAATAAAAGTATCATACCCACATGTTTAATCTTATTTGACGTACCAGACGGGTAATTACTTCATTTAACACAAGTTAATCTCAATAAATTGTTGTCTGAGCGTTTAATTCGCGACTTAAAGCAATTAAACTTTAGAATTAACACTCCCGCGACTTTTACGtacctcaaaatttttaaacgtctcaattttttgtcattaaaaaatctacatttattatttatacttaaaattataaatataaattattgactCTTGCTTGCTCCAGAAATCCCTTCAAGAAGTTGTGATGTCTTGGTATAAACTGTAACGTCAGTCACGAAACGTTGTTTTCGGTGGATTTATATCCGACCCTTATACGATTCAGTCAAGCTTGGTAGTTCATCCGATCAAGACTATTGAtaatataaacatataaataCGTATAATACTTCAGTAGTGTGCAAAAAATGTGTGCTTTgtgtttttatattaattgttaatgtttatttaattttatatttaattgttaatcgatttttgtatttttttaatcgttgatttttatttgtttcataGCTTCAGCAGCCCACAAGTCAGGTCTCGCCTGGAGTTGTTGATGGGAAGCAATGTTGTTCGGTTGACTGATCGTAAGTATATGCTCAGGCTGATGGCTAAATTACGACAGGATTTTGAAAGCAAACAACTCTATCGCATTGAAGAGAGAAAGGTAAATAAATCTGCTCAATTATTCACAAATAAgttaaacttgaaatttttgtctCTCGGACTTTCGTTTTAAAAGTTGTATTGTTATATCaatactttaaaaacttcaataaagttttttttttagaaaaaaaattaaaataaaataagtgaataagaaaaatatttctttagaaaattattttgttactgcATTAttgctcaaaaaattttttaacattttacttCAATCTaggttttaaatttattaatattgttttaataacaaaataaattatttaaagcacttataatttagaaaaattaatattaatttaaacataattaatttttattgccaaaataaaattaaaaaattattatttacactttttagacaataattattttacaactaAATCTAACAACTAATTTTCGTTTTAccatatttgtttttttttttttttttatttttacgtaaACATGATCccttgtattaaaaaatattcaaaaatttttttcagtcaaactcaagaaaaaattttcggcttttcgtcaaaaaaataatttttaaaaatatgaataagtATTCTTCAATTGCAGCAATGCATAaacagaaataatttaaaaaaagtaatatttaatattaaaaaaaaattttctttttaaatttctttaaaaaagaaacagtaaaatattttcaaaggtCAAAtagaagaataaataaaataaattattattcctATAAATCGATACCCAGTTATCTAAAAAGCAAGCATGCATATAAGAAGCCACTGGATTTGTGGAGcagtaaaatttgaatttaaaaagaaaaagtaaataaaaatttaaattgcatGAGTTAGGGCCATTTTCTCGCGTTTTGTGCCCCATCAACAAGGCCTTGACTACAACCGTCATTTCGTTGCATCGCGCAATCTCGCGAGTATGTGGCCAATGCGATGTATATGCAAGCAAAATTGTTCGAAAGCTAATATAAGCACATAGATTAATGCTCTATAATACCGTACGAAGAGTACATAATGTACATAATACAGTACATAATAAACAATTCATTGGAATAGGAAATAAGGTATCTGAATAATCGCGTGTCGTTATCAACACGAAGGCTGCGTGAATCGGTCGCGCGACCAAAAATCGACATTTAGCTTGTATATTGTATTGGAACTCGCGGGTGCAGCTCAACTATCATCTCATGCTTATCAGTTATCAGAAACTCTGGTTTTGTTTATCtaccaataaataaaacagCCAACACACACAAGATATAATTCCGTCACCAATTTATCCTATTATTGAGGTACATGtacatgattattttttatgcacGAATATTACTCAGAGCAGTAATAATCTACACGATTGTAATACAATATCTGATGGTAGGCGATAATATAATCACATAATATCGTTACAAATTCGTTTTAGTGTTCAgacaatttacaaatttaatttcaacatGCAACTGATGATTCTTCTAACTTTATACTCAAATTCATATGTACCAATGCGTTATATCACCAAatacagtatttttttttttttcaaggaccatttattttttttttataccgtAACTTGATGAGCTGAGTCTCTTGTCTTTAGTATGAAGtaacaattgataaaaatagcCGGTAAATTGCATGAGTAACGCCACTCATTGATCTACGACTGGATTATTCGTGTTAGAGAAGACAAGTACTTCTTTTACTGATATTTTATAAGGGATTTATTCAACTGGCGCGTCTGACCGgcgctatttttttaaattaaaattagaattggCGAGTTGGAATGAagaaatactatttttttataaaggaaagtctattatacaaaaaaatattgttttagatttaaaatttagatttttaaatatttaaattacagaatgaatattatatttaaataagtacaATTATACTTACACATCAGAAAAAACCAATTGTGAGagagacaaaaattttgtttcattcaaaataaattattctaatcAAGAATTTCTATTTctatgtataaaaattttttttttcactgaattaaaaattttcattaacataataaataaataaattttttttttattcagaataaTGAATTGATGCGAACAAAGATGATGATTCTAAACCGTTTGATATCTGTGAATGAAGCTCCGGCTGAAATACGTCAATATCCACTATTTCAATTGTACCTCTACTGTGATGCTATTGTGGAGCAAAAACGGATGAAGGTATTAACtatttatatcaaatatacatttatcatttatcGTCCTACTGATAAACAGCTAATAAAGATTCATAGctattctttaaatattttatctattctaaatatattaataaaatttctcattCCCTAAACCTATTTTCAGCATTCGTACAAAAAACGTAAAATAGCGTCATCCTTGTACCACATTCTCTATCCTGACGCAaagaccgaaaaaaaaattagcgatGATGAGAAAGAAGTCTACATGAAGCGGGTTTATGTCGACGGAGTTCCTGaattggtaaaaaattttttcattctttaaatcagaaaaatgttttcgtgtttaattattatcgccttacataaataattcaaaattacagaaaattatttttgtatataaaaCTAATTATAGTTGGCAAATTATCAACTTAATGGTGTTTAATTATGTGCAATCGCTacaacttttataattattattattatttctttttatttttatcaattctattattttttgttttggtTTGCAATTGCTAACACATCAATGGTATACTCATTTAGCAATCcatctattaaattaatgttcTATTTATAAGTCATCTTGTTATAcattataaagtttttttttttttttttatactaactattataactattaaccctgttaatggcGTAAGCAGTtggatttatttgtttaaataaataaataaataaataaataaataaataattagttaattttcaataattaaattacaaggtGCCAATGACTGAAGAAGAAGTCGTAGCAGCGAAGCTCGAGTTGGAAACCATTAAAGATATTGAAGAGGGATACGCACTAACGCAAAAAGAATACGATCGACTTCATTACGAAACCGATGCAATAAAGGAGCTTCGAAAGACGCAGGTACATTTACGTCACTGCGTACAAAACTATTTGCTGCTTGTAATTCAAATAAACGAGTACTGGCCAGTagttcaattaattaatttactactTGCGTTGGTGGCACTGTTAACATTTTGTATACTTagtattgattttataatttcatttactTCGTAGTAGTATTTGTTTATTGATATTACATAATTTGATCGATAAAATCAAAAGTTTTAGTCTGAAGAATTTAACATTGAATCTGtcgatattaataaaaatttgattcacACAGAAAGTCGAAGAAATGTACGCGAAAGCCCACGATATTCTCGGTATTCTCTACTCGTATGTGGACGATGGTCGATATGACATAGAAGATCAAGTTAATAAGGTGTCAGACTCGTCAGCAACGACAAACCAATTAGACGACCTACCAGATGAAGATAAACATCAAGATTAAATTcgctatttattaaatcaagaaaatgcCTGGAAATATTAGACAGCGCTTTAAAGGGAtacatatttcttaattaattttatacatgacttTCTGAGGAGCATCAAGCATCAGTTAAGCCAGAacctcattaattttttttgtaagaaatttgGTTGATTAACACGTCATTTaagttgttattatttacgtGTAAATAATGTGTTTggattacaattttaatttaaatttattaaaaaaatttttttagcttttcTTTTGGACGATTTTGTCTTGTTTAGTTcagattataataattacacttataataattatcctgtgaaaatttataataaaaaattattcatttttgtataattgatttatttagacaaaaatttttttatttattaaaatttaggttttttaatttaaaaaattaaattgattaatctAGTATACAAACTTGTTTCAATAAACActatatttgatataaaatattaattaaagtaacttATTTCTCagtatgttaaaatttttcagtgattaattaattaatatttgaataagttattttaagaTCAAGAGAAAATATTGtgttgatttttatatttaactagacgacccggtgaacttcgtatcacctacatatatttgtgaaaagtatagtcaaaatttaatacaaaattcttATTTACATTCAATGCAACATAGTTATAcacttaatcaatttaaagctttttgatggactacattttttatctatttttgcggtgcgtaaatatataaagatgatGGCTTTACGATTCACGAACACAGGACGTATAATTTCCCATGCACGAAATAGGGAAACTCCGATTTGATTCCGTAAATTTTCAACGACTGGCCTGGCGATTTATTTATGATCGTCAGTGCGGTTTGAACGTGAGATAGCTCGTCCCACATCTCATTAACTGGCATGACCTTAGTCAGGTTGTCTTCTCCTTGgtattttgaaacaataacAATCAAAAAGTTCTTACGCACTGACAAACtgataatagataaatagattttattaatcggcttgaaattaataatcaagtgtttgaaaaatgcattcattttcaaCCGTTACATTTCCGCAatcataaaatcaattaattagttatgtgattagcaaaaataacatgtataaaaaattcttagtccgttgacggAATAACTACATGTCATGTTAAGTTTtgaaaaccttacaatgactttttccccgctgccaaagagacgattattctaaggaaatttttattaaatgttattgaagTTTAATAGATATGTCCTTAATTTCATGTCTCAAAAAGTCTTAGTTtatgaacaaaaatatttcttacatTCTACTCACCACTCTGACACAACCTACAtatcaattgaattattacgAAATTCGTTTTTGGTTGAAATCTAATCATtgactaagaaaaatatttaaatcggttgaccttgaaggccatccctgtaatttCCTGTATTTCTTgagattctttaaattttatatctgtaggaactgtatttgaagaatatgaattttttgacaattatcacttCCGCACTCTTATGCGGGGGAAGAATTtcataagatcctattcgagatgatgtctacattgtaaataaaagattccaacaaaacttcgagtccataaaaactatcgatcggaaatgagaaattttcatggctaacgcccccgcaatcccttttgAGGTTAGAATTTGATGAAATCCActcttagctgaacttaacatcatacacgaagattcctactaaatttggagtctgtagaagttacagtttgaaaatgaaaacttaacattctaacacccacccccgtaATCCTTATTAGGGGTGGgttgtaaaatccgctcttagatcatttccgCATCACATATGAAAGACTCTACCTAAATTTGACGTCTGTAGGATCTACAatttgaaagttaaaaattttcattgtcaaTATCCACCCCCGCAACTCCCTGTGGAGcgagctatcgtaaaattcgttcatagattatttctatatctcttacaaaagattcctaccaaatttgggaactataggagctatagttcaAAAACCGGAAtaattcattgttaacgctCCCGCAATCCCCTTTgggggaaaattttttaagaatttttttacatacaaaCCTTCTCCTAACAATTCTGacgataacaaaaaaaaatttagctcaaTCGGTCCAGCCATTCTCAAGTGATGCGTGGACATACAtgcggcattttatttttatttatatagattaaaaaaatgaagagattggaataaatttaaatacaaataaatttctttttaataaacaagaTTCTTTGAGGTCGtagaaatttatatatacCTTACAAAATTGTAAAGAGAAAAAAGCTGTTACcagcaaaaatattaatgaataaataatttacattaattaattaaaatttaaaatttattctcgaAGAAAAATGCAAGAGACAATATTATCATACGCAATAGATacaaaatcataattatcgtaaattaattgaaatgtCACTGTTATTGGCGCAAATGGTAACCATACGCTAATTACCCCACAGCAGCGTTGAAATATTATGTGAAGTCTCGTAGGTGTAATTGATGTACAGTTTCAACAAATCATATTCACATTTTGTATTCCGTTTAATTTATTCCatgataattttacatttcattttaattctaaaatagTAACAAGTAATTTATATGTAATTGTCATGTTAATTTTGTCGGCAATATATATAGCCACAAAATAATACTcaatttggaataaaaaatttttaaaacttttattaattttatttttaaaaaagttatttctcATTgcctaattaattattaatatttgttaaattatttacacatGATCTAATTATTGTAACGCATGAATGATCACGAAGTTATTGTTGCATAACTTCATTGTTTTAtacgtaaattatttaatacttaatcAGATACTCTGAATAATTGAAAACTgttgattagttaaaattattttaacccGCTTAGTTAACgtgtaatataaaatttttcgaaaaaaattagtttgattacgGTAGTATtgcactaaatttttttggggTGTTTAATCTTCAATAATTAGATTAATTAGGACGTTATATTAgcttagtattatttatatttatctagtgctagaaatttgaatagcgcgctacgcgcgcgcctaaattttaaccattaatgaatcgtggcccgttttttgcgagtttcgacctTTGACTAACTTAGGTATTATTTCTAAGCTTGtgattcttaatttaattacttttatcgaaaaatttatgtattttaagtGGAAGTAGATTTCTTTCAActaaactttttgaattttcaagcAGTCAACTTCAAACTATGATTGAAGgggtaaaaattaaaagtaaaaaatctaACAATCTTATCAGCTTTACAGCGAAATtccttataataattttatttttataaattaagttaattttttcatcaatgtagaaattaagaaaaatattaatttttgttttcaaaaaaaaacttagtaagattttaataatttatctggaaatattttaataattatttatttatttatattagatTATATTTAGATGATATATTAAAGGGTtggaaaatgtaaatataatttctgataataaaaaaagttacattACGCATGATTTACGTTTACGTGTTAACCCATGGAATATCTGCGGTCTTCTCCCCCAACCCCTACAGAGGGTTGTATGGATACGCTATATAAAGCGTCGCGACGCTGACAGAACGTCAGAAATTCAACATACCTCAACTGAGTCGGTTAATATTTGTGAATAGTCTCTATTTATACGAGAAAATATCTAATAATTACTTGCAAAagttatttgatataaaatatagtttcaaaataatttggtgaactattttattaataaacaattcaGTGAGTGTTCATCAACTATCACTTCTTTGGTTTGATTCTTATTCaaggtaaatttaattttgatatttgatCACTAAAGTTTACTCTCAttacatattattaatatcaaattGCTAATAATCCGCTTTAACATCTTAAATAACGTCCAGTGATAAATTATATAGTCCAGCGATATTATATAGTTCTCGAGCAACAAGTTTCCGATCAGTGTAATAGAAACCCGATAAACGTTTCTGCAAGTTGTAGAAGAGTTTGcactcaattaatttattttttttgctactactttttcttcatttatttttattgcttaattaagaattaaaacttattttatttaaatataattaaagctagaaaaaatttttaattcatgtttaaagtgtgaaaaaaattcttattcatAATCATCGTGAAGattaaaattgttatgaaTATTTTCGTTCGTGGTTActtcaattacaaaaatataacattatatttttattatattgaaaaatccattttatgtgatttaaaaattaataacttcattacaaagttcaatttttaatagtttctttttttttttaaatcgtatGTTATCTTTTATCAGTTTGAATTTATCTGAAATGTTTTTGTTtgtgtgaaaaataaattgaccAAAAAGTTTCtatcaaaatcaattattaaatttcaaaaatcttaaacattttaataattttttacatttatgttcattatatttttaataatttttaattttaaaaaattcttatgaaataaaaaaaaacaatcgattgaaaaatttcgttcaatttatgaaaaaaaaaaaaaaatatttttttaataaaattttatttaataattctataaattttgcattttttgtactaaaataaaatgacattaaaaagatatgatctaaataaaatctaaaaataattcaataaataatcaaacaaaaaaaaaagctagcaacagaaattaaaaaacagtaaacAATGAAATTACAATAGATAGAGAGATAAATCTGGATCAAGGTCCACCAACGGAATCAGATACAGAAGGACATTTGAGTTGGAACGATCAATGGACTATCTTCGCTACCCTCTTCTCGGCAATTGCCAGTCAATCTAGCCGTCGAATCCCACAATCTGACCCTCACACACAATAAATGTCACCACAAAATTCTCGGAGTTAGTTAAATGTTCagtaatgaaattttgtgTTTCAGATGTGGCTTAGTTTCTCTCTGCTCGCGACTCTAATAAACGTAGGAGTATCGTTAAGCGAATCTGCGGAGTACGAGCAAAACGAGCTGTTATCACCTTCAGTGAATAGAAACCAAAACAATGcgttcataaataataaaaatgaattgccTACAAAACTCAAACAAAGagcttttgaaaaaataaaggaTCATTCAAACTGggacaaatttaattataaagttgATCAAAACCTTCGGAGCATCCCTGCTAATACAGAACCACTCGATGACACAATATTCGATTATTTAGGTATGTAAAAGTTTAACTCACTCTTAAAGAAACTTGGACGCGTTATTAGTAcaaactattattataaaatatttcgatgtaagaaattcaatttttttactcggCTTTTGTGcagtattaaattttaaactcactataaaaatttagtaaactTTCTTGAgcatttttacatatcatacactgatagaaggatttatttgtattaaaaaatatttgttaatagttaacaaatcatttattagagaccactttttaatattaaacaaatatttcttaatatttaaaatgatttatttgtatttaataaatctgatatccatttattaaatattaataaatctttttaaatactaagaaatatttgttaagaacTAAAAAGTGgcctctaataaatgatttgttaaatact
This genomic interval from Cotesia glomerata isolate CgM1 linkage group LG1, MPM_Cglom_v2.3, whole genome shotgun sequence contains the following:
- the LOC123262161 gene encoding uncharacterized protein LOC123262161; the protein is MNQTFGEGFWATVELLVSDIKDSGTVSPFNDDIEEWLDTMAHKVKQQRERARRKQENKSNFSDDTSSLDYGSLIECSFSSPQVRSRLELLMGSNVVRLTDRKYMLRLMAKLRQDFESKQLYRIEERKNNELMRTKMMILNRLISVNEAPAEIRQYPLFQLYLYCDAIVEQKRMKHSYKKRKIASSLYHILYPDAKTEKKISDDEKEVYMKRVYVDGVPELVPMTEEEVVAAKLELETIKDIEEGYALTQKEYDRLHYETDAIKELRKTQKVEEMYAKAHDILGILYSYVDDGRYDIEDQVNKVSDSSATTNQLDDLPDEDKHQD